The following coding sequences are from one Nicotiana tomentosiformis chromosome 3, ASM39032v3, whole genome shotgun sequence window:
- the LOC104105493 gene encoding uncharacterized protein, whose protein sequence is MGRGRGKGKKQSVCEDIGSGEEEKIPVRRRGRPQKPLKDEIEEEEEAEKVVVEDEDDSENIKSEAAENGKKRKRSPQVKENADSVKEENGVGTKANSNDLIKSVGFRQNGSRRKNKPRRAAEVGVECR, encoded by the coding sequence ATGGGTAGAGGAAGAGGGAAGGGGAAGAAGCAATCTGTTTGCGAGGATATTGGAAGTGGCGAAGAAGAAAAGATACCTGTGAGGAGAAGGGGTAGACCACAGAAGCCATTGAAGGATGAAatagaggaggaagaagaagccGAGAAGGTAGTAGTGGAGGATGAAGACGACAGCGAGAATATAAAGAGTGAAGCTGCTGAGAATGGAAAAAAGAGGAAGAGATCTCCACAAGTCAAGGAAAATGCTGATTCAGTGAAAGAGGAAAATGGTGTTGGTACCAAAGCTAACTCGAATGATTTGATAAAATCAGTCGGATTCAGACAAAACGGGAGCAGAAGGAAAAACAAGCCTAGACGTGCTGCTGAAGTTGGTGTTGAGTGCAGATGA